Genomic DNA from Nymphalis io chromosome 5, ilAglIoxx1.1, whole genome shotgun sequence:
atcatttataaataagtaatttcagaatttatatgtaatttgtgCTTTTTACTTCGGCACGTAAAGATGTTtctattattaacaataatattattagtgtccatatatttttatacaacgcGGAATTATGATTACTGGACTAAGAGGAATGTTAAACACGACAAACCGCTACCGCTGTTTggaaatcattttaaaacacTTTTTGGAATGAAAGGCTTCGTTGAGGTTACAACTGAAATGTACAACAAATATCCAGAAGAGAAAGTGGTTGGATACTTTCGGGGACCAACGCCTGAGTTGATTATCAGGGATCCAGATATCATTAGAGATATTATGAGCGCAAACTTCGCATATTTTTATCCACGTGGCTTAGGTAGAAATACCGAGATTGAACCACTGcaccaaaatatttttcatctcgATGGTGACTTATGGAAATTATTGAGGCAAAGACTGACTCCAGCATTTACTACatctaaattgaaaaatatgtttCCACTTATAGTGATGTGTACAGAGAAACTTGAAACTACAGGAAACGAAATAGTAGCCGCAGGAGGAGAGTGTGATGTATACGAACTTATGGCGCGTTTTTCAACAGATTTTATAGGAAGTTGTGGATTTGGCCTTGAAATGGACGCAATAAACAACGAAAATTCTGTTTTTAGAAAAATAGGAAAGAAAATTTTTGATCCCTCTTTGACGAATGATATTCTAATCATGCTATGGGAAATTTTTCCAGGGATAAGAAAATTCATCCGCATGACTGACAATAATTTAGAAAGATCATTTACAagcataataatgaaaatatttgaacaaagaaatttTAAGCCTTCTGGTAGAAACGATTTTGTTGATTTCGTTTTAGATTTAGCTGGGAAGGGTAAAATAATTGGGGATTCTATTGAGCATCGACATTCAGACGGTTCGCCTAAGAAGATTGAATTAGAAATGAATTCATCGTGCCTTATAgcccaaatatatttattttttgcagcTGGTTTTGAAACATCGTCATCGAGTACCAGCTATACATTACATGAACTTGCATTCAATTTGGACATACAGGAAAAAATACAAGATGAAATTGATCGTGTGCTTTTAAAGCATGATAATCGGCTGTGTTACGAAGCTGTTGCAGAAATGACACTTTTAGATATGGCTTTTAAAGAGGCAATGAGAATTGTACCCCCTGGAGGAAGATTGCATAGAGTGTGTGCtagtaaatatacaatttcTCAACTTGGAATAAGTATAGATCCcggtgtaaaaatattaattccttCACAAGCGTTACATAATGATaaactttatttcaaaaatCCCGAAGTATTCAATCCAGAAAGATTtggaaaaaatgaaattaatgaaatcaataaatatgtcTACATGCCCTTCGGAGAAGGTCCACGTGCATGTATAGGTATCCAGTTttgtctattaatatttatcagttTACGTAGTAATTGTGTTATCGAATAACTGCACATACCATTATCAgtgtacttttattaaaattttcagtaaTCATActaatttctttaatttcatataattatagatGTGCAGTAGTGTAATTCTGCAGAATTCCAATTATTGTCATGAGACAGCGCAGTTTTCATTTCACACAAATAGCAAATTAACGTTAACGTTATCGAATAAGGAAAAGAAACTCGAACTAGTGATATTATAGTCGATTTACAACATTTTacgaattgaattaatattaccaAGTCATAGGTTTTGTTTAGaacttattattcttatttctttctttttatggAGAATAAGCTCCTACTCGTTACCTTATATGGAATAACTCGGGTATATCCTTCCTTAGTGCCCCTTTCTCTTTTACATTTTATAGGAGTAAAGCAGATGGAACTAATCTCCCACCACCTAATGGTAGCTGGTCACCTGTTCTGAAATCGGCTTCGACACAAAGTATCGCTATTGATAAGCTTATAAGTGaatgtttctattttaatatgttttaaggaGATAGATGAGAAAATGTAAATGAACATTTTCATCACCCACGGAAACTGGCAATGCAAGAAGTATTAACGACTCCATATaccaaaaagaaataaatatgatgTCATGTCTCTTATCTAATTAACCTTTAGGCCCGAACACAGtcattaaaaaagtattgatCCTTATATATAGAACAACGGATGAGTAGATCCATTTAACCCAGTTGGTTTAAAATCCTGTCAGTAAGTAATCTCCAACCAGTATCTAAACTATTTTTACTGTTGCAGGCGCTCGGTTAGGTCAGATGCAGTCTCTAGCTGGACTTGCCGCTGTGTTACGCAACTTCACAGTGGTACCATCAGAGAAATCCAAGAGAAAATTAACTATGAACCCTCGACTACGCATTATACAGGGTGTTTTAAACGGAATCCCACTTAAACTTAAATTACgtgagaaataaataatttaaaacattaaagatTGGCATAAATTGTGTgcgtgttttattataaaattgtttctaAATTAGACCTGCTACCTGTTCTATGATGCGTAtgataaacaaaatgttaaaagCAGGAAAAGGTAGTataatgccatgcttggtagtgAGAGGTACTgaatggagatggtctccttctgcgaaaaagtcatgtcgcagaaggaggccgcggagcggaagcgcgaggagagtgcctccgccgacccgcttcgccgaagaagaccggggagaagacgtcagCGCTATGCGcttcttctcctcccgccgtgagtgtcgccggggctagggggtctctgtaccctgagaaccccctatgatttggaggcccgcagaggcgggccaaccgttgggacggcacggtagtatgcgcaagcgatcccgtgacgtcccctgACAAGACGGAgtgagtaccgctggttttttagtgggtattccggcgccttcagcgccagcgagtcccacatacccccccacctcatgtgggggaaacacataaatgcgtttttccagcgagaaaaaaaaaaggaaaaaaaggcAATGGTAGTATAACCATTTTCTTGAAATGCTTTCATTATCCCGAACACAAGCAATTATCATCGCGACATATATAATACGTTtatcatttttcgcccagataaTCGGACAACGGAGAAATGCTTCTGCCTTTCCGCAGTCAAGTGGACCGTATGTATGTTCATGATGTGTACAACTAAAGTAAAACCAAAAAATactcttaatttaaaatgttattaggtAGCAGCGGTAaactatagtaaaaaaatatatagttttggttttggtaactcgctaATAgccataataaattaaaaagagacatttattttgaaatcacagacagacactacTCAGATGAGaccaataacaaaataataatcataataaagacATTAAGATTATTCCAGAgcgaattattatatatatatatatattaattacttacagTTGCATAATACATCCACCCGTCCTGATTTCGTACGgaaaaattcatacaaaactaCTTCCATTTACCTtccatgaaatttaaatatgtacaaaaaacatttcttaGTGTGCGTCTTTGTCGTAATCAGAGTAACTATGCTAAATTAAAGTCAATCGGACTTATAGTTTCGGAGACCTTGTGACGAGTCGGTCAGCCGttatatttcgcttatataaactttgtatttttttttattgagtagcATAAATAGGAAATTTATTGAATAGCaacagacgagcatatgggccacctgatggtaagtggtcaccaacacccgtagacatcccttacatcgctaatacgCCAACaaaattgggaactaagatgttatgtccctcgatcttataatataattatataatttacataatttgataacacatttttattattggatAGGAGAGTTATTTGCGCGATAACGACTCTTTTAAAAAGTATTCcaactaatattatttcaagaaatatcttgaaaaataaagaaCTTAATGCACTTCAAGTATTTgaggttaattatattttaattgacggTGCATTGCatagatttcattatttaatcatttgacgcagtaattaaaaaaataccgtcgcaataaatttgtttatattaagcATTTTGTTAGTCGATGGTAAAGAGAATGTAAAATGTCtttaactaaattttatgtttataaataacaaataatttagtcAACACTTTTATGAAGCTTACAATACATACCAAACTATATAAATGACATTGACTCAGGTCCAAATGTATCATTGATTCCAGTTTTTCTGAAGTATTTTTACGTCTCGTCTTTAATTCTGTACTTGCTAGTTAAATTGCATGAATAGTTTGTGGTAAATACTTGTTTGTGCTTGTGATTTGCAAATTATGATAGACAAGCTCGCTTTTTATCTACCCAGACTTTTCAACTATTTTTGTCCACTCCTTCACCACGACCATCACAAAACAGCAAAAATTACGACTGGGAGCtccaagccctaccaccaagaaaaaTGGTAAAAGTACATCGACAAAAATGTCCCATACTTCGATTATCAAATTagatttataaacatttcatttaaaaaatactataaaaacgtGGCTTTTATATACCCAGTAAATATGACTTAATCTCTTAATGTAACagcgcatttaaaaaaaaatgtaacaaattatgTTTACAGTAACGCAAGCCAACgtcaacaattattaaaatataaattttcaataaatattttcttatctgacatatacacatattacaaacatatatttttggAGATAAACTCAATATAGAAAGATAattggtataaaattaaatcaacaatGTTTTAAATACGAAGTTGCATTCAGAATCTCTAAAGGAAATGTTCACTTTAATTGTTATAGTTTTGGTGATAGCCATTTATTATTATGGAACTCGAAATCACGATTACTGGtcaaaaagaaatgtaaaatatgaTCGACCTTGGCCTATCTTCGGTAATTACTTCAATTATGTATTTGGCATCAAGAGTATCACTGTTACTACAActgagttatataaaaaatatcccaATGAGAAAGTGGTGGGGAACTATTGTGGCAACACACCGGAGCTTATCATTCGTGACCCAGATATAGCAAGAGACATTTTAAATGTGGACTTTGCACATTTTTACCTGCGAGGATTGGGTAGAGATATTAAAAAGGAACCTCtgctacaaaatatttttaatgctgaCGGTGATTTGTGGAAGCTTGTGCGCCAAAGGttgacgccagcattcactacagcTAAATTGAAAGGTATGTTTCCTTTAATAGTGAAGTGTGCAGAAAAACTTCATGATTTAGGGGATGAAATTGTCGCAAAGGGTGAAGAGTGCGATGTACGAGATCTTATGGCGAGATTCTCTACTGAATTTATTGGCGCTTGCGGCTTGGGTATTGAAATGGATACAATGACCAATGAGAATTCTGTCTTTAGAAATATAGGAAGAGAACTTTTCAACAGATCGCTTCATGATCTTCTGCTCTTAGGTGCCTATGAAATCTTACCAGAAATAAGAAATAGTGTcgttatatttgataaaaaattagaaaagttCTTTGTTGACATGATCACAAAAGTTTTTAAACTCAGACACTATAAACCTTCGGGTAGGAACGATTTCGTTGACGTCGTATTAGACCTAGCAGCGAAGGGTAAGATAAAAGGAGAATCCATTGAACAGAGAAACCCAGACGGCACACCGAAGGAAGTTGAACTTGAAATGGATCAATTGTGCTTAATAGCtcaagtatttgtttttttcgcTGCCGGTTTCGAAACTTCATCTTCATCAACAAGTTACGTTTTACACGAACTAGCTTACAATACGGATTTACAACAAAGAATTCAGAATGAAATTGATCAAGTTCtaacaaaatatgataataaattgtgttacgATGCGGTAGCCGAAATGACTCTTCTAGACTTGGCATTCAAAGAAGCCTTAAGGATGCTTCCACCTATAGGCACTTTGCATAGGACTTGCGCAAGTCAATACACAATCAATCAACTCGGCATAACTATAGATCCAGGAGTCAGAATCGTTATTCCTGTGCAAGCATTACAAAacgatgaaaaatattttgaaaatcctGAACAATTTAAGCCAGAACGGTTTGCGACTGACGATAACGTACCGAAATACGTATATTTGCCGTTCGGAGAAGGACCTCGAGCTTGCATaggtatgttataattttatataacatctaaaaagtaaaaatttaaacaagtatataatttattactacatACCTGCTTAAATTTGTAACTCTGATtatagtattttgatttttgtgaTACTTTAGTGTTAGAGTTATTAGCCTTTTCACAGTCCGACATTTTGCGACCGTCAAaggatcaaaataaaataagtgtaaaaaatatatattactatattgttCCAGGAGCTCGTTTGGGTCAAATGCAGTCACTAGCAGGACTCGCCGCACTATTGCATAAGTTCTCGGTGGAACCATCAAAGGACACACATAGAAGATTGCAGATAAATCACCGACTACACGTCGTGCAGGGCGTTAAAGGTGGCATACCATTAAAActgaaattaagaaatatataattatctagtACCGTTGTCTTAGTTATTtgaacatacatatttaataccttcaatttattcataaacaaaatctagaaataagtCTAAGTGTGTAGTTAGTAACTACATTTATCAGCATTGTGTTTCTTATCATACCAATTAATCATCccgacattattttattacagtggTAGAGATAAATAagtcatattatcaaatttAGAAAGAACATCATGTCCTTcaaatatatgaaatgaaatgaataagacaatttttttttatagattaggaaggcgaactagcatatgggccacctgatggtaagtggtcaccaacgcccttagacattggcattgtaagaaatgtcaaccatcgcttacatatcccatgcgccaccaaccttgggaactaagattttatgtcccttgtgcctgtaattacactggctcactcacccttcaaaccgaaacacaagaataccaagtactgctgttttgcgatagaatatctgatgagtgggtggtacctacccagacgagcttgcacaaagctctaccaccagtaaaatgtaaaTTCATTGAAGATAGGAaggtatatttatactttaaaattgtagacagcatatttacataatttgattaaaaaaaattattggataGGAGAGTTATTTGCGAGATAACATCTCTTTTAAAAAGTATTCCAACTAAACATTATTCcaagaaatatcttttaaaaaatgaaGAGCTTAATGCACTTCAAGTATTTgaggttaattatattttaattgaaagtgCATTAAAAAATACCGTcgcaataaatttgtttatattaaataatttataattttgttagttTATGTTAAAGAGAACGCAACATctttaactaaattttatatttttaaataacagatAATTTAGTAAATACTCTTACGAAGCTTACAATATCTAAGAAACTATATAAATGACATTGACTCAGGTCCAAATGTATCATGGATTC
This window encodes:
- the LOC126768347 gene encoding cytochrome P450 6a2-like — protein: MKGVVEVTTKMYNKYPEEKVVGYFRGPTPELIIRDPDVVRDILSVDFAYFYPRGLGRNTEIEPLHQNIFHLDGDLWKLLRQRLTPAFTTSKLKNMFPLIVMCTEKLETTGNEIVAAGGECDVYELMARFSTDFIGSCGFGLEMDAINNENSVFRKIGKKIFDPSLTNDILIMLWEIFPGIRKFIRMTDNNLERSFTSIIMKIFEQRNFKPSGRNDFVDFVLDLAGKGKIIGDSIEHRHSDGSPKKIELEMNSSCLIAQIYLFFAAGFETSSSSTSYTLHELAFNLDIQEKIQDEIDRVLLKHDNRLCYEAVAEMTLLDMAFKEAMRIVPPGGRLHRVCASKYTISQLGISIDPGVKILIPSQALHNDKLYFKNPEVFNPERFGKNEINEINKYVYMPFGEGPRACIGARLGQMQSLAGLAAVLRNFTVVPSEKSKRKLTMNPRLRIIQGVLNGIPLKLKLREK